From a single Brassica oleracea var. oleracea cultivar TO1000 chromosome C5, BOL, whole genome shotgun sequence genomic region:
- the LOC106292179 gene encoding ATP-dependent DNA helicase PIF1-like has product MEIDIPEDLLITQCENPVEEIVKDVYGISFPNERNPKFYQGRAILRPRNMDVDTINDYMLSQLPGDEKTYLSSDSIDTSDTSKIDNMVYTQEYLNSIKVSGLPNHVLKLKIGTPIMLLRNIDPIGGLCNGTRLLVTQIAKHVIQTRLITGNNVGEKVFIPRMFVSPPEARFLRMRRRQFPIVVAFAMTINKSQGQTLQRVGLFLPKPVFSHGQLYVTVSRTVPPL; this is encoded by the exons ATGGAAATAGATATACCTGAGGATTTACTGATAACTCAATGTGAGAACCCAGTGGAGGAGATTGTAAAAGATGTATACGGTATTAGTTTTCCCAACGAGCGCAACCCAAAATTTTACCAAGGAAGAGCGATATTGCGTCCAAGAAATATGGACGTTGATACAATTAATGACTATATGTTATCACAGCTACCAG GTGACGAGAAAACTTATCTAAGCTCTGATAGCATTGATACATCAGACACAAGCAAAATAGACAATATGGTTTATACTCAGGAGTATTTGAATAGCATTAAAGTTTCAGGATTGCCTAATCATGTTCTGAAACTAAAGATTGGTACTCCTATCATGTTGCTTCGAAATATTGATCCTATCGGTGGTTTGTGTAATGGAACAAGACTGTTGGTGACTCAGATTGCCAAACATGTTATCCAAACTAGACTTATAACAGGAAATAATGTTGGTGAGAAAGTCTTCATACCAAGAATGTTTGTTTCTCCTCCTGAAGCAAGATTCCTTAGAATGAGACGTAGACAGTTCCCTATTGTTGTTGCTTTTGCGATGACAATAAATAAAAGTCAAGGCCAGACTTTGCAAAGAGTTGGATTGTTTTTGCCAAAACCAGTTTTCTCACATGGTCAGTTGTATGTTACTGTTTCTAGAACCGTGCCTCCTTTATAA